The Pseudomonas pergaminensis nucleotide sequence CAGCTTGTGCTCGGCGTCGAACCCCAGCTCCTGCAGGCTCTCCTGGGGTTGGGAGTAGTGCATGGTCGGGCGAACGCCGCGCCAGCTTTCGATCACACGGGCGACCCGTTCCGAGTGGGGGTCGATGTAGTCGTTTTCATTGATCCAGCAGTGGTGGATGTCCAGCACCACTGGCGCCAGGTCCGCGACTTGCAGGCAGTGGTCCAGGCCGTAGGTCTTCTCGTCGTTCTCGAAGGTAATGCAGTTGCGCGCCACTTCCGACAGGCGCGCCCACACCGCGCGGGTACCCGCCACGCCAAGGCGACCGGCGATATGCACGTTGCACTTGAGGTCCTGGAAGCGTCGGCCGTAGCCCATCATGCGGATCATGTCGGCGTGGTATTCGAATTCGGCCAGGCTGTTTTCCACCACGCCAGGGTTCTCCGAACCCAGCACACAGTACTGGCCGGGGTGGAACGACAGGCGGATATCCGCAGCGCGCGCCAAGTCACCGATCGCGGCAAACCCCTCGATCAACTGATGCTCGATGGCCGGGTCCTTGTACACCGCGGCAATTTTCGGGTGGCTGTAGAACGGCAACAGATCGCTGCTCAGGCGCAGCATGCGCAAGGTTGGCGGCAATTCGGCGACATACGCCAACAGGCGCAATTGGGCCGCCAGGTTGTGGGTGACCACTTCCACCAATTTGTCGCGGGCCACTTGGGGCGTGACACTGTCCATCCAGCGCAACGTGGTGGTGCGCGGGTTGAAGGGGCCTTCGATCGGCTTCAAGGCGCTGGCCGACAGCAGGCGTTCGGGGTGCTTGTACTGGCACGCGAAGCCGATTCGAGGGTGGGTCATGGAGAGGCCTGGAGGTGAACAATCGTGGGAATTATAAGAGCTTAGGTGGGTAACACCGCCAGGGGTTCACTCTGGAAAATAAGTTGAATCCTGGTTTTCGCAGGCAGTCACCTATAAGGACAACAGCGAGACGACAACGCAACGGAGGTGGCTATGAACCTTGCAATGACACTCTTCAGCCTGTTTGCCGGATGGATGGCGATTGTGTTTTCAATGATGTGGGGCGTACTGCGGGTAGTACGCTGGCACCATGATTAGCACGCCGGATGGGCGCTACTTTGTGGTCAAGGGCCAACTCTGGCGCTGCACCAACCCGGCGCTGGACGAAGACACCCGCCAGCGCCTGGTCAATGCATTGATGGACGCGCGCCGTGCCGTCAAGGCGGCCAAGGCCTCGGGTGACCCGCAACAACTGAGGGTGGCGCGACACCAGGTGCACGGTGCCAAGGTCGACCTTGGCGAAAGCGGCCCCGTCTGGTGGAGCGATGGCAGCCCGGACTTCAATCGCTGTCAGGTTGCCAATACGCCTTATGCCGAATGGTTTGAAAAACATCTGGACATGAAACCCCAGTGAACTTTCCCGCGAACGCCACGCTCCTTTCCTATGCGAAGTCATTGCGCCCTGAATCCAGGAGCGCTGAACGATAAGGAGCCGCCCCCCATGACTACCCTCCCCGCCTACTACGCAACACGGCCAGGCCCGCTGCATGCACTCTTGCTGGCTGGCAGCGTACCGTTGTTTCTGGGTGCCCTGCTCAGCGACGTTGCCTACGGCCAGACCTACCAGATTCAATGGGCCAATTTCGCTTCCTGGTTGATTGCCGGCGCCTTGGTGTTCAGTGGGTTCGCGCTGTTGTTCGCGCTGGTCAACCTGCTTCGTGCGCGGCGCAAATCCGGGCGACCGGCCGCTTACTTCCTGTTGCTGCTGGCGGCCTGGGTACTGGGTTTGGTCAATGCTTTCCAGCATGCCAAGGATGCATACGCCATGATGCCCGCCGGCCTGGTGCTGTCGGTGATCGTTACGCTGCTGGCACTGGTGGCTGCGTGGATCGGCCTGTCTGACCTGCGTTCGGGAGATGCCAAATGAAAACGTCCAGCACCCTGACCCTGTTGAGCGCCGCCCTGTTGCTGACCGCCTGCGGTGGCGAAGGCGACAAGACCCAGGCCCGCGGCCCTGACCCC carries:
- a CDS encoding apurinic/apyrimidinic endonuclease family protein translates to MTHPRIGFACQYKHPERLLSASALKPIEGPFNPRTTTLRWMDSVTPQVARDKLVEVVTHNLAAQLRLLAYVAELPPTLRMLRLSSDLLPFYSHPKIAAVYKDPAIEHQLIEGFAAIGDLARAADIRLSFHPGQYCVLGSENPGVVENSLAEFEYHADMIRMMGYGRRFQDLKCNVHIAGRLGVAGTRAVWARLSEVARNCITFENDEKTYGLDHCLQVADLAPVVLDIHHCWINENDYIDPHSERVARVIESWRGVRPTMHYSQPQESLQELGFDAEHKLEMDALLQVVSKRDLYAHSAQMWNRWTNDYALQFLDRFDIMLEAKDKNVAALAFYAHWQRRVV
- a CDS encoding DUF2231 domain-containing protein, coding for MTTLPAYYATRPGPLHALLLAGSVPLFLGALLSDVAYGQTYQIQWANFASWLIAGALVFSGFALLFALVNLLRARRKSGRPAAYFLLLLAAWVLGLVNAFQHAKDAYAMMPAGLVLSVIVTLLALVAAWIGLSDLRSGDAK